The DNA region ACCCGAACGCTGACAGCAATTGGTGGTACCGTTACAACCGCAAAATTAGCCCTTGAACATGGGTTAGCTTGCAACACTGCCGGGGGAACTCACCATGCTTTTCCCACCTATGGCTCTGGATTTTGCATTCTCAATGATTTGGCGATCGCCGCGAAAACAGTCCGACATTTAGGTCTGGCAAAAAAGATTTTAATTATCGATCTCGATGTTCATCAAGGGGATGGCACAGCATTTATTTTTCAAGATGAACCGGATGTTTATACCTTTTCGATGCACTGCGAGATTAACTTTCCCAGCAAAAAACAAAACAGTAATTTCGATATTCCGTTGCCTGCTGGTTTAGATGATGATGGTTATCTGCAAATCCTCGCCAATCACCTTGATGATCTCCTCTCCGCAGTGAAACCCGATTTAGTTTTTTTTGATGCGGGAGTGGATACCCATGTAGGCGATCGCCTCGGTAAATTAGCGATGACTGACCGAGGAATTTATCGTCGAGAAAGAATGGTGCTCAGTGCTTGCCATGCAGCGGGATATCCAGTGGCTTGTGTCATTGGCGGGGGGTATTCAAAAAATATTGATGATTTGGTTTATCGTCATTCTCTTTTGCACCGCGCCGCCAACGATATTTTTTAACCCAAACTAAAATTGGGACATTTAGCGCCAACTGCCAACTAACACATAGGGGGCCCAATAACGAGGCCGTCCGGGATAACGATCTAGTAAGGCTACCTGTGCGCGACGCATTGCTTCAGCACGACTAATGCCCGGTTTTGCCAACTCTGTATATAAAGTATCGGTGAACAAAATACTGGCTTGGTCATCCACACTCCACAGGGTGGCGATCGCACTTCTTGCTCCAGATTGCACCATGGCTCCGGCGATTCCCAATACTTCTCGACTATCACCAGTTGCTGTTTTACAAGCACTGAGGATCAGCATTTCTAAGCGAGCATCAGCTTGGCGACTTCCTCGGAAAATTTGACCCAAGGTATCGATACCCAGACGACCATCCGCAGAAAGGATATAGGTGTTTTGGCGATCGCTGCCAAATTGTCCATGGGTTGCCAAATGCACAATATTAAATTCACTCGTTTGCAATGCGTTGGTTAGTGCATCGCTGGTAAATGCTTGATCTTGCAGCAATGTCGTTGGCATTTCTGTGGATTCGATGCGCGCTAATTCCTTCGTTACTCCGGGAAGATCCGAGTAAAATTGTGCT from [Leptolyngbya] sp. PCC 7376 includes:
- a CDS encoding histone deacetylase encodes the protein MGFPVIYHPNYVTPIPEEHRFPMPKFKRLYEMLLRDDVIRSEQVYEPEFPEMDWLELVHDRNYIDAYRNGTLDKKAQRRIGLPWSKGVVTRTLTAIGGTVTTAKLALEHGLACNTAGGTHHAFPTYGSGFCILNDLAIAAKTVRHLGLAKKILIIDLDVHQGDGTAFIFQDEPDVYTFSMHCEINFPSKKQNSNFDIPLPAGLDDDGYLQILANHLDDLLSAVKPDLVFFDAGVDTHVGDRLGKLAMTDRGIYRRERMVLSACHAAGYPVACVIGGGYSKNIDDLVYRHSLLHRAANDIF